ACGGTGGGCCAGGCGGGCGGGCCGGCTGCGATCAAGTCCATGTGATTCGCGCCCTGCACCTCGTCGAGCTCCACCGGGTCACCGGCCGCGCGCGCCGCGGACGCGTAGCCCGCGACCAGGCTCGGGGGAATCAGATGATCCTCGGAGCCGGCGACGAGAACCTGTCGCACGGCCAACGGCAACAGCGCCGCTGGCGAGGCCTCCGCGTAGTGTCGAGGCACGGCGTGCAGCGTGCCGCCCAGGAGACGCTCGAGCGTGCGGCTGCCGCAGACGTCGCCCGCGCGCGCGGCGATCGCGCGCAGATCGGTCGGCGGCGCCAGCGCGACCACTCCGCGCAGCGGCAGCGGTGACTCGCGGCGGAGCTCGCTCCGGGCCGGCAGCTTTGCCCGCGCCGCGACCCACAGCGCCAGGTGCGCTCCGGCCGAGTGACCCACGACGACCACCCGGCGGAGGTCGAGCGGATGGGTCTCTGCGAGGGTTCTGGCGTAGTCGGTCGCGGCGCCCACGTCGAGGAAGGTGCCGGGCCAGCCGCCACCGCGGTCGCCCACCCGGCGGTACTCGATGTTCCAGGTGGCAACGCCCGACTCGTTGAGCGCAGCCGCCAGGGCCGCGGTGCCGTCCAGCGACGAGATGCGCGAGACCCAGCAGCCGCCGTGGATCACGACCGCGAGCGGGAAGGGACCTGGGCCCGGCGGAAGCGTGAGATCGCCGAACTGCAATGAGTCGTCGTTCGCGTAGGCGATGCGCTGCGTCGGCGCCGGAGACTCGGCGCGCGCTGCGCCGGCCGCCAGGGCTACGAGCGCGATCACCCAGAGGCGACTCACCTGGCCACCCAAGGCATGCCCGCGATCAGCTTCTCGAGCCGCGGCTGCACGTCGCCGCACGCGTCGCCATAGGTGAACCGGTATTTCAGGAACCACTGGTGCCGGTACACGAAGAGCTTCAGCTCCCCGGTCGTGTTCCGCTCGCGGAACGTGAGCGCAGTGCCTGGCAGGGTCGCGCCGTCGGCCGTGGTGCTGCAGGGCTGCACTTCGGGGGACTCCATGTGGTGGTAGTACTCGACCTCGGCCCTCGAACGCGCGAACTCCTGAGCCAGCCAATCCGCTTCCACTGACGACACGACCTCCGGGGCCGCCCCCATGAAGCTCATGCGCGGGGCCGGATACACGTAGAACGTCGTCGCGATGAGACAGTCACGCTTGCGCAGGTTGTAGCCGAAGCCGACGTCCAGCCCGCGCTCGTCGAAGCGCATGGCCGTGACCCGCTCGAACTCACCGTACCACTCTCCGAACTCGAGGCCCGAGGGCTCGTGCAGGATCGGACCCGGACGGTTGACCGACGCCGGCTGCTGCAGCGCCTGGCTCTCCGGGATCCGGTTGGCCTGGTAACCCGTGCCCGGGCAGGCGGTGAGTCCCAAGAGCAGGAGCGGAAAGACGGAGATCCGTGGCCTCATCGTGTCACCTCGCGCCAGGCTTGCGGCCGCTGGTGAGAAAGAAGGAGACCGACCAGAGCAGCTTGCCTGCCGCCACGACCTGATCGTAGAGCATCTCCCAGCGGGTGACTTCCTCGGGAGTCATGAACCCCCGGGACGACGCGCTCCGCGCCCAGCTACGCAGCCCCAGCACGTGATCCACCGCGCTGGGATCGCGGACCACGAGCCGGCGTTCCTCGACCGCCACGTCGCACAGACCCGACTCGGCGAAGCGCCGGCCCATGTCGTGGGCCAGAGTGCCGTTGCGCAGCGCGTGGCAGGCGCGGAACTCGAGCACGCGGCGCGCGAGATCCGGATCGGGGAACGGGAGCGCTTGCGTGCCGTAGTCCGGGTCGACCACCACGAGCCGCCCGCCGGGCCGCAGCACCCGGACCAGCTCGGCGAGCGCGCGGTCGGGCTGCGCCAGGTGCTGGAAGGTGCGATCCGACCAGGCGCCGGCCACGAGTCCCGAGCGCAGCGGGAGCGCTTCGGCCTCTGCAGCCACCACCAACGCGAGCCCGCGCGCGCGTGACTCGCGGCACATGGTGCGCGAGCGATCGAGACCGAGCACACGCGCCCCGAGCGCCCGAGCGTCGGTCCCGACACCCGAGCCGACCTCGAGCTGGAGCCCGTCGGCCCGCGGCGCGAGCAGCTCGCGTACGCGCTGCTTGTAGTCGCGGTAGAACGGCTCGGCGTGAAGCTTGTCGAGACACTCGACCCACTCCGCCGGACGCGGCTCCTGGTCTACGCGCGTGAACCCGTGAACCCGTTCGCCCAACTTCGGGATGATAGGATACGCGCGCGAAAGTGAGGTGGGCGTGCGACTCGCGAGGTTCGCGGCAGCGTGGTCCGGTGGAATCCTGGCTCTCTTCGGCGCTCTCTACGTGCTGGCGACCGAGCGCATGCTCGCATTTGCCGAGCTCACGAGCCTGACGCCGACCGCGCTCACGGACCTGCGAGTCATGTATGGCGCCCTTCAGCTCGCGCCCGGCTTCTTCTGCCTGGCGAGCCTGCGCCGTGCCGAGTGGCTCGAGCCGGCGCTCGGGCTCGCCACCTTCACCTTCGCGCTCATTCCCGCGCTCCGGATCCTCGGCATCGCGCTCGATGGCACGGCGAACCAGTATCACCTGACGGCGCTCGTGATCGAGCTCGGGACTCTCGCCCTGACGGCCTTCGCCTGGCGCGGGCTGCGCCGGTCACACTGAGCCGGGCCGACCCTGGAGCTGGACCAGCCGAGCGATGATCTCGTCGTTGGAGAGCGACCGCCACAGGGCCAGCGAGCCGCTGGACGCGTCCGAGGCGAAACACCAGGAGCCGCTCCGAGTCATGAGTTCGCCGGAAGCCATAGATGACGCATCCGAGCGCAAACACGACGACCAGGACACGGTAGTAGAGAATCAACGCGGCAGCAGGACCTGGGCCGCGATGAGCGCGAGTGCGGCGACGCCGCTCCACTGGATCGCGACCCAGCACCGGTATAGAGCGGGCTCCTCGGATTTCTGATAGGTCACGAGGCGACCGTGATACACAAAGCCGTTCCGCGTGGTCCACAGAGTCTGGCCAGCGAGCGCGACGGAGCCAACCGCGGCGATCCACGCACCCACACGCGCGCGATGATCGCGGTCGCCGGTCCCTGTGACGAGAAAATACACCGCGGCCCCGAGCACCGCGCACATCAAAGCAGCCACGAAGACCGTCCATGCCCAGTCCTGTCTCCGGTCTCGCTCGTGCGTGCTACTTCGCATGGGCGCCACCCTCCGGTATGTCGCCGGGCCGGATCACGAATACTCCATTCCCGTCGCACACGAACGCGACGTGTTGGTCGTCGAGCGCCGCGACCAGAGTGTGACAGGTCTCGTGATCCGATGTCCATACGATCTGCGATGGCTTCCCGGGGCGAGTCAGGATGAGTGACGTGCTCAGCTCGTCGACTTCGGGCCGGAGCTCCAGAGCGATCCCGGACTTCAAGGCGATCCGGCGGGCACTCGCTCGCGACAGACCCTTCCAAGGGGGCGCCGAGCTCGACTCCGAGACACTCGATTGGCTGGCGACCATGCCGATGCGCAGCCCGGGGCGCAACTTGCCCTCCTGGAGCAGGACGTGACCGAGATCGACGGTCCGCCATCTCCCGGCGACGGATGCCGCCAGGCGATCCGATCCGGGTGACCAGAGCGGAGGCTCGTCCACACCGGGCGCGGCAATCACGAGCGCCGTATGGACGTGGAGCCGGGCCAGCTCCTGGTCCAGCGTGGCCGTGCCCCCAGCGACGAGCAGCGCGATCACGACCAGGGTCGCTCGCACGCTAGTCCTCCAGCTCGACGAGGCGCGCGTCGAGCTCCGAGCCCCGCACGCGAAGCAGCGCCAGCGCGATCGGAAGCGAGAAGCGGCGCGGGCCGATGCTTCCGGGGTTCACATAGAGCACGCCGTCGCGCCGCTCGATCTTCGGCCGGTGCGAGTGACCCGAGACGACCACCTGGAAGCCGGCGGCGGCGGGATCGAGGTCGAGCTCCGCGAGGTCGTGGAGCACGTACAGACAGGCGCTGCCGATCTCGACCACTTCGGTGTCGGGAAGAGACTTTGCCCACTCACCCTGGTCGTTGTTGCCGCGGATCGCGGTGACGGGCGCGATACGCGCGAGCTCCTCGAGCACTGCGGGAGCGCCGACGTCTCCTGCGTGGACGATGCGATCCACGCCCTCGAGCTTCCGCAGGACCGACGGCCGCACGAGGCCGTGTGTGTCGGAAACGAGCGCGACCCGCTTCTCAGTGACCATCGGGCAGCTGTTCCACGCCGTCGAGCGTGAAGACGACGCTCTTGCCGTAGGCGGTGAGATTCTCGTCGGGCAGAGGCAGCTTGCGCGTCTTGCCTGGAGAGTCCTCGATGTACATCGAAGGAAAGGAGTAGTAGCGGCCGCCGGCGTTCGGCAGGTGCAGCCCGCCGACCAGCGTCTCCTGCGCTCCGCCGGAACGGTGGAGCACACCCGCAGGAGAGGCGAAATACACGCCGTGGTCGTCGGCATGGACCGGCCGGTACTCCCCGACCGGGAGCACGTACACAGTCGACGCGGAGTGGATCTCCATGGGCTCCTTCACGCGCACGGTCACGCGCGTCGCGGATGGTCCGTCGCCGACGAGGTCGCCCGGCGCGACGGGCCGGACCGAGGTCGCGCAGCCGAGCGCGAGCAGCGCGAGGGCCGAGAGAACCAGCGCGCGCATGCTAGCGAGGACCTCGGCGGAAGAGCCAGCCACTCACCCCTTCGCCCAGGAGCTCGAGCGTGCCGAGCCCCAGCATGGCCAGGAGCGCCATCCGCCACGAATGAGTCGAACGGAGCACCCTAAAGCCGTCGCAGAGATCCGCGATCGAGCCGACCACGATCAGCACGACCACGAGGATCGCCAAGAAGCGGACCGCCCTCTTCACGGGAGCGCGATCTAGCGCACGGGGGCGAAAGAAGGCAGCGACGCCCGCCCAGCCGGACAGACCGCCATAGAATTGGCCATACGGCACCTTGGTGCGGCCGAGGAGGATCGGGTGGAGCTTCATCGCAGGTGCTTCCGGGCAGTGTGACTCGAGCTCAGAACGCGATTGTAACACGGCGTGTGACAGTCACAAACTCCAACCGGATCGCGACGTTCGACGCGAGCGCGAATACGCGCCGCGGCTACGGAGTCTGTCTTGCCATGCCAACGACGGTCAGACGCGACTCATTTCTCTTCTACTCTCTGGCTTCGATTTCGTTTCTCGAGACGACCGTTCCCCTGTATGTCGACAACCTGTTGCCGTTCTTCGGCGACGACCCGGAGACACAGGACTGGCTTCGCGAGGTGTGGCGCGCGGAAGAGAGCAGCCACGGGCGAGTCACCCGCGAGTACGTGGCGCGGACCTGGCCCGAGTTCGACTGGCCACGCAGCTACGAGCGCTTCGTCACGGTCTACGGCCCGCGCTGTGCGCACGAGCTGCTGCGCCCCAGCCCTGCGCTGGAGGCGCTGGCGCGCTGCGTGACCGAGACCGAGACCGCCATGGCCTATCGCTGCTTCGCCGACTACACGAGCGACCCCGAGCTCGCGGCGATGCTTCGCGCGATGAGCGCCGACGAGGTGCGCCACTACGGATACTTCCGGCGCCTGTTCGTGCGCTACGATGCGCGCGAGCGCAATTCGACCTGGCGCAAGGCGCGTACGCTGGTCGCGCGCAGCCAGCTCGTGCGCGACGAGGACCTGAGGCTCGCCTTCGAGTCACTCGACGCGGGCTGGAGCGGCTCGAAGCCGTTCGCTCGCCTGACCTTCGAACAATATCTCGAGCGTGCCCGCGAGATCATGGCCGACCACTTCCCGATGGACGAGGCGCAGCGCATGCTGTTCCGCCCGCTGCGCAGCGGCCGCTGGTTCGAGCGGCGGCTCGTGTCGGTGCTCGGGCACGTCGTGCGGCGCCAGTACTCGCTCGCCGCGTGAGCGCGCGAGCTACTCCTGCGGAAGCCCCGACTCTCGCCAGCCCTTCATGTGGCCCTGCAGATCGACCACGTGCTGGTAGCCGGCCGCGTCGAGCAGTGCCTCGGCCTTTGCGGCACGGGCCCCGCGCTCACAATGGACCACCACCTCGTCGGACTTCGCGATCCCCAGTGTCGCCAGCTGGCCCTCGAGCTGGTCGATCGGCACGTTTCGCGCTCCCGGGATGTGACCCGAGCGGAACTCCTCCTCGCTGCGCACGTCGAGCACGATCGGCGCATGGCCGCTCTGGATCTGCTGCGCGAGCTCGGCGCTGGAGATCGTCGCACGCGCGGACGGCGCGCGCTGGCAGGCCAACCCGGCCAAGAGACTCACCACGATCACGAGACGAGAGACAGCGGACTTCACGACTCTAGACCCCGTCCACGGCCAGCAATCGCATCTTGGCTGCGGGCAGGCGCAGCGCCAGCACCGGTGCGTACTCGGGTGAGTGGTAGAAGGCGGTGACCGCTTGCATGTTCGGAAACTCGATCATCACGAGCCGGTGCGGCTTGAAGTCTCCTTCGAACACGGTGTGGGGTCCACCGCGCACCAGGTAGCGACCGCCGAACTTCGCGATGACGGGCTCGACCCGCCGCTTGTACTCGTCGAACGTCGCGGAATCCACGATCTCCGCATCCGCGATCAGGTACGCTGCCATGACGCTCTCCTCTAGCGCGACAGGTTACCAGGGCTTCCTGCCCACGACACCCGTCGCGCAGCCGAAGAAGTAGCTCGTGAGCACGGCCTCGAGACCCACGCGGCGAAGGCAAGCGGCGAAGTGAACGCAATTCCCGAAGGCCTCGGTGTAGACGCCGAGCTGGCGATAGTTCGCGGGATTCCCGAGGAAGACCCGGCCGATCCGTGGGATCACCGTCTTGACGTAGAACATGTACGGCTGACGAAGAAGGGCGCTGGGTGGAACGGAGATCTCGACGAACGCGAAGGTTCCGCCGGGCCGCAGCAGATCTGCGACGCGAAGCGCGAGCTTCTCTTGTTGCTCGGGACTCAGTGTCTTGAGACCGAACGACGAGACGACGGCGTCGTAGCGATCGCCGCCGAAATCGTGCTCGAACACGTCCGCCGTGCGAACGCTCACGGGAAAAGGAGTGCGCTTCGGGGCGCGGCGAGTCATCTCGGACGAGAGGTCCACCGCGATCACCTGTGAGTCCGGGCCCAGCCGCCGTGAGAGCGAGCGCCAGAGCTCACCCATCCCCGACATGAGATCGACGACCCGGCGAAGAGGCTCGGTGGGGGGCAGCGCAGCGACGATCTGGTGCCGCCAACGGGCCGCGAAGCCGAATGACGAGACCAGGTTCATCGCGCCGTAGGTCTGCGCCATCTCGTCGAACAGCGCGCGGAGCGCTTCCGGCTCGTAGGAAGGGCGCGCGTCGCTCACGGTGACTCGACCACAGTCCCCTGGTGATACACGATCCGCCAGGCGCCGGCCCGGCGGCGCCAGATCGTCGCACGCCGTGTCACGCGCGGGCCCTGCCGAAGCGTGTAAGTCAGCAGGTAGTTGTCGGGCGCGATCTCACGGCACTGGAAGCCTTCCGTCAGCCACGGATCCTCGTGCGGCGTCTCGTAGCGCTGCGCCAGCGTGTCGAGGACGTGCTCGCGGCTGTAGCGACGTCCGGAGGCACCCGTCTCCCAGAAGTCGGGCTCCGTCATCTCCTCGAAGTGCCTGCGCGTCGTTCCGTGCTCGGGCCGGTGAAAGATCGGCTCGCGCGCGACGAGCTCTTCCAGAACTCCTCGCAGCGAGGGGTGGGTGATCAGCTGTGGCTCCGTTGCCTTCATACGTCCTCAGTCTGGATCCGTCTCGAACACCCGCGTACCGGACGGCAGCTGTACCCACGGGTGGCGCCGACAGTCATAGACGGAGACCCGGGGCGCGGGGAAGCTCGGATCGGCGAAGGCCCCCACGGCCACGCTCACGGACCGGTCATGGCCCACTTCGGTATGGAAGATCGTGCTGCCGCAGACCGGGCAGAAGCGGAAGACGAAGCGCGATCCCCGATCTCCGACCCTGAGATACTCGGTGGCGGTGCCAGACACCTCGTAGGGTGCGGAAAAAGCGGCCAGCGCCGCAAACACACTGCCCGTGCGCTGCTGGCAGGCGAGGCAGCTGCAGATGCCGACGCCGCGCGGCTCGCCCTCTACCCGGATCTTCAGCTGCCCACAGGAACATGAAGCGGTACGGGACATCGAATCACCTCAGAGCAACGCGCCGCTCTTCTTGGACAGGCCCGTGAGCGTGAACCAGCGCGGGTCGTCGCGCGCGGGGATGCGCTGCGGCCAGGGGCCGTTCGGCGCGGCTTCGCCCTCCGGGAAGGCGCGTATCGAGATCATCCGCCCGATGCCGACGTCGTAGGCCACGAGATGGCGAGGGCGGCCGGCCGAAGCGAGCAGCGCCTGCCACTCGGCCTTCGCGCGCGACGGATCGCAGCTTCCCTTCGCCACGTTGCGCAGGTAGAGGTCCAGCGCCGCACGAGTCAGCGGGCTCATGGCGAAGACTCGGATCTGACCCCGCTCGTCCAGGTCGAGACACTCGAGGAGCGCGCATGAATCACACTGCGAGCATCGCAGGGCGGCGCTGACCGGACCGTCCTGCCACTCCA
The window above is part of the Myxococcota bacterium genome. Proteins encoded here:
- a CDS encoding alpha/beta hydrolase, giving the protein MSRLWVIALVALAAGAARAESPAPTQRIAYANDDSLQFGDLTLPPGPGPFPLAVVIHGGCWVSRISSLDGTAALAAALNESGVATWNIEYRRVGDRGGGWPGTFLDVGAATDYARTLAETHPLDLRRVVVVGHSAGAHLALWVAARAKLPARSELRRESPLPLRGVVALAPPTDLRAIAARAGDVCGSRTLERLLGGTLHAVPRHYAEASPAALLPLAVRQVLVAGSEDHLIPPSLVAGYASAARAAGDPVELDEVQGANHMDLIAAGPPAWPTV
- a CDS encoding methyltransferase domain-containing protein; amino-acid sequence: MGERVHGFTRVDQEPRPAEWVECLDKLHAEPFYRDYKQRVRELLAPRADGLQLEVGSGVGTDARALGARVLGLDRSRTMCRESRARGLALVVAAEAEALPLRSGLVAGAWSDRTFQHLAQPDRALAELVRVLRPGGRLVVVDPDYGTQALPFPDPDLARRVLEFRACHALRNGTLAHDMGRRFAESGLCDVAVEERRLVVRDPSAVDHVLGLRSWARSASSRGFMTPEEVTRWEMLYDQVVAAGKLLWSVSFFLTSGRKPGAR
- a CDS encoding DUF4345 family protein, which translates into the protein MRLARFAAAWSGGILALFGALYVLATERMLAFAELTSLTPTALTDLRVMYGALQLAPGFFCLASLRRAEWLEPALGLATFTFALIPALRILGIALDGTANQYHLTALVIELGTLALTAFAWRGLRRSH
- a CDS encoding metallophosphoesterase family protein; amino-acid sequence: MVTEKRVALVSDTHGLVRPSVLRKLEGVDRIVHAGDVGAPAVLEELARIAPVTAIRGNNDQGEWAKSLPDTEVVEIGSACLYVLHDLAELDLDPAAAGFQVVVSGHSHRPKIERRDGVLYVNPGSIGPRRFSLPIALALLRVRGSELDARLVELED
- a CDS encoding ferritin-like domain-containing protein, which codes for MPTTVRRDSFLFYSLASISFLETTVPLYVDNLLPFFGDDPETQDWLREVWRAEESSHGRVTREYVARTWPEFDWPRSYERFVTVYGPRCAHELLRPSPALEALARCVTETETAMAYRCFADYTSDPELAAMLRAMSADEVRHYGYFRRLFVRYDARERNSTWRKARTLVARSQLVRDEDLRLAFESLDAGWSGSKPFARLTFEQYLERAREIMADHFPMDEAQRMLFRPLRSGRWFERRLVSVLGHVVRRQYSLAA
- a CDS encoding rhodanese-like domain-containing protein, coding for MKSAVSRLVIVVSLLAGLACQRAPSARATISSAELAQQIQSGHAPIVLDVRSEEEFRSGHIPGARNVPIDQLEGQLATLGIAKSDEVVVHCERGARAAKAEALLDAAGYQHVVDLQGHMKGWRESGLPQE
- a CDS encoding DUF1330 domain-containing protein — encoded protein: MAAYLIADAEIVDSATFDEYKRRVEPVIAKFGGRYLVRGGPHTVFEGDFKPHRLVMIEFPNMQAVTAFYHSPEYAPVLALRLPAAKMRLLAVDGV
- a CDS encoding class I SAM-dependent methyltransferase, which codes for MSDARPSYEPEALRALFDEMAQTYGAMNLVSSFGFAARWRHQIVAALPPTEPLRRVVDLMSGMGELWRSLSRRLGPDSQVIAVDLSSEMTRRAPKRTPFPVSVRTADVFEHDFGGDRYDAVVSSFGLKTLSPEQQEKLALRVADLLRPGGTFAFVEISVPPSALLRQPYMFYVKTVIPRIGRVFLGNPANYRQLGVYTEAFGNCVHFAACLRRVGLEAVLTSYFFGCATGVVGRKPW
- a CDS encoding DUF4440 domain-containing protein; amino-acid sequence: MKATEPQLITHPSLRGVLEELVAREPIFHRPEHGTTRRHFEEMTEPDFWETGASGRRYSREHVLDTLAQRYETPHEDPWLTEGFQCREIAPDNYLLTYTLRQGPRVTRRATIWRRRAGAWRIVYHQGTVVESP
- a CDS encoding GFA family protein, which encodes MSRTASCSCGQLKIRVEGEPRGVGICSCLACQQRTGSVFAALAAFSAPYEVSGTATEYLRVGDRGSRFVFRFCPVCGSTIFHTEVGHDRSVSVAVGAFADPSFPAPRVSVYDCRRHPWVQLPSGTRVFETDPD